The DNA sequence TGTTTCTAAACTGTAGTTAGAATTTTCCCAAACCTTCCTTTAGATAGAGAACATGGTGCCAATGGGAGCTTCTCTTTGAAATGTCCGCTACGCTGACTGTATGTGCATGGGTTTAATACCATTTAACCTAATGCACTTTCAAAATTCTCCCCCTTCTGTGGTTTCCGCAAGCTTGTAAATTGCATACCAGCGTTCAATTTTTTTATCGCCTACTCAAAATTCAAGCGATTTTGTTTCCATGTTTGCTTGCCCCTAATGCCTCTCAGACTCTGTGAATGATTGGCTGGTTTCTTCTGTTGCTAGGTTACCGCTGCACCGTACACCACGGCAATGCTGATGGTTGCATCTCGCTAGGAGAATAGGAAAGAAAAGGAGCACAAGGAACTTGCTTTATAACATTATTTAATAATAGTACTCTATGGTGTAAccacaaaacagttaaaaaataTACACAAAGTGATGCAGTCAGTtgacaatatatttttatatatttcatatattttcaaataaaaaGAGTGCATGGTTCAAAGGCTGCTTCATGTTGCAGTCTATAGAGCATATTATAATGTATTGATAATGATGCTGGCATAATACAATACTTAACAACTTCATTTACATATCCACAAGTCTTCAAACTACTATGAGTACCGACCAAGCATATTTACAAAAATGTACAGAAAATGTCTTAAACCTATCATACTCGGTCAAAATGACCAATAAGTTCTCCCTGATTTGCACATATACCAACACAATATTCTCATTTCTTAAAAATGTTATACATCTCTCAATCACAATCGGGTGATTTAATATTGACATGAAAAAAGCAAATGATCATTTTAACAGGGAGCACATAGACCACTCATTTAGCTTTTCTGTCACTTCTATAGAAGGACTTTATACTGGCTGGATGCAGAGTCAAACGTCATCCTTGGTGAAGGTGTGTACAGACTCCTTGCATCTGGGTTGGAGTGTGTACTTGGCTGCCTTGTGGGTTGGGAGGACCAAGTGAAGAACAACAGGAAAGGAGGTGACTTGAACCAACCAAGGAAGAACTCAGTTCATGTACTTTTTGACAGTTTTGGAAGCAATAGATCAGTCGAGTTCAAGGGCTTTCGCCTCCTGCTGAGCCCCCATCCCTTAGTGATATGTTTCATTGCCCCCTCTCTTACAGCATCACACTCGGTCCGTCATGCAGAGGCCAGTGTCTGTGGCTAAATGAATGGGGAAGCAAGGAAGCTCCCCGAAAGCAAGGCATCGCAGTAGGACATTGGCCTTGTGCTTGTTTAAGGATCTATGCGGAATGCTAAAAGCTTATCAGAGTGCTGGTTGTTCAGGGTCCGCAGGTCAGGCAAACGGAGCAGCAGCTTTGGGAAGAGGGTGCTGTCGTCCGGTCTGCGACTTGTGATGAGCGAGCGCAAGGCTTTTATGAGGTTCTCTTGCAGCTGCTCCACTGCTCCCATATCCACTATACCAGAGCGATCTGCGGAAAATGAATTAGAAACGCAGTTTAGACAAATGTgtttcatgtttctttttggttaTTTGTGTGAACAAGTGTAAGTCTTACCAGCTGAAACCAGCACAACAGCCATGAAAAGcgccatctcatctggctccaaACCAAGAGATCCTAGCTTCTCACTGAAGTCAAACATGGCATCCAGTAAAACGCCCATGCCCAGCGCTCGTAGTGACGCCAGGGAGTATGTCTGTCTGTTTAGAAAGGTTACACTCCTCTCCTTGGCGTCAAATAATGAGCAGAATCTCACCATCAACACCTGCAAATACAACAAACCCAGATCAGCAAATACTCCAGTTGACAAAACTGAAGTTAAGCGCACAGCATCTGCTTTGATTTACATACCTGGAATGTGCCAGATTTGAGTAACATGACTTGGTCCTGTTGGCTTAAGGTCTGGAAGCCTGGGATGCTCTTTGCAAACTCCACTACTTCTTTGACAGCTGGGGTAAAGCACTGCGAGAAAGACTCCCACACTTCCTGACTGGAGCGACTGGCTGGAGCCACCGGACAAGAATTGAGTGGACATGCCTGTCACAGAAGATAAAAAGGAAGATATTCAATAAAGGGACATTCACTAATATGGACATGAATTAAATGTGCTAAGAGGCTTACCAGCACTTTGGCTCCACCATTTAGCTTCCAAGGACAGGAGTTTTGATTCTGGGAATCAGTCTTTTGACTGGGTGCATAGGGCTGAGGCGAAATGTTCCCACTGACTGGACACTGATTCTGATTGGTGAAGCTGTACTTGGACACATTGATGTTGTTATTGATGGTGTTGTCATTATTGGTGGGGGCGACGGGGCACTTTGAGGGGACATTGTATCCTGACGTCAGATCCCTCTGGAATGTGTGCTGTGCATTGGCCGTTGTGTGTGGTGGGGAGCTTTCCTGAACCGGATTGTTCTGGAAAGAGGTGCCGTGGTTGCTGTTGCTGGCTGGCCTCTTGAGAGGTTTCTTCTCGCTGTTGATTAAGCCGCTTTGGTATGACTGCCTGATGGAGCCCGCTACTTCGTTCGTCTGGTTCTGTGGGCTGCAGCGGGTGTCGGAGGGAGGTGACACCTCCATCTCCATGGAGGCTGATTCATTTAGACTGTTCATGTAGCTCTGCATCTCATCCAATAGTCTTTGCTTCTCTCGTTTGGGAATACGGCCAAAACGCACAGCTGAAGGAGACCAACCAAAGAAAGAGCATCTTCTGTTAACATTTGTCTCACAAGAATCCATTGCACAAGCTAATGTATAAAAGTGGTTTGACTCACATTTGTCAAACCACAATATGCACTTCATTTGACAGCTTCATCCTGCCCTTCAGCATTACAATCTTCCCTCCCCCACTTTTGTTTACTGCTGGCTCCTACACTGACAGGCCTATTTATAGCAAGCTATATGCTACTGCACCTCCCCCAGTCTCCCTGGCTTTCAGCCTCAACATTGAGCACTGGCTCTCTTTTGTAAGGAATTAGGTCACTGGGTCAAAAGCGCTAAATATGATGTTATTTTTGAAGTGAATAAGGAGAAGGTTAAAAAGGAGGTGCAGATTAGAAAATTAATTGAGTTTGGGAtcaaatgtatgtaaaaaaaacaaaactcaaagATGTGAGATTAAAACAAGGAGCAACTAAATTGTAGCAGATTTGCCTAGAACCATCAATCACTTCTATTGGACGGGTTCTAATAATACAGCTACCCTGTGGTGATTTGCTGAATTATCAGGTGATTTTTCACTCGACAGTAACTTCTGGCTTTTTGGGGTCAAATAAAAATACTTGCCCCCAAAAAAGAGATGATTTATCATCACTTAGTTTTCCCATATCCCATGAGGTTGCAGTCAGGTTAAGCATACTGCATGCACTTTAAATTTGAGCAGACTCCCTTTTTTAATGATTCATCAGGGGTAAAATAACCCAATCTTTCAAATGACTCATGTGTCAATGTAATATAAGATTGAATTAAATAAAAGGTGAGACTCTACATCATGCTGAATGTGTCATCAACGACTCCTGTGTCCCAGTTTCCCAAAATAACTATTAGCCACTGTCTCTTATTGACTAATGACTACTGGTACTTTCAATCTCCTTTAGCCATAAATCAGGCAAATGTTAACCGATGTAGAAACATAAGAAAAGGAACAAGGGAGAATAACGGAGAGAGACAAAAAGAATAAGAGGATGTGTTGTTCGAGGTGTAACTGTACATGTGTCCGTAATCAGATTTTTCGGTAAGGAACATTAGTTTTTCCCACACACATTAAGTGAGGGACAGTAAGTGTGACTGCCTTGAGATATAGTCACATCTTCAAAATATAAATACAGGAGTCAGGGCTAGCAATCGGGCCAAACAGAATGTTATTGTATTCTAATTGGGTATGCTTGACCTTTCTGGTAAAATACCCCAAaagaactgaaccgtgaccttaaaacagaggtatgtaccgaactgtGATTTTGGCGTTACATTGTGGAGTAGGCCTTCCTAATTAAGTATCAATTTGATCCAAAAAATAAACGCGATGCTCTCCTATGTGTCTGCAAATGGTCGCTCACCATCTCTGGACATGCCCACGGAGAGACACTTCTTAAAGCGGCAGTGTTGGCATCGGTTTCGGTTCATGCGCATGATGAGACAGTTTTCATTCTTCACACACATCTTGTAGTGGATATTCTGCTGAATGCTGCGTCGGAAGAAACCCTGGAGAAGGAAGCGAAGGAATGTAAATACAGTTTTTATCTATAATGGAAATGTACACACTTGTTCCAAGAACTGGTTGACTTAATGCTGTGTTGTTGATGCTCACCTTGCAGCCCTCACAGGCATGGACACCGTAATGGAACCCAGATGCGATGTCACCGCACACCTTGCATAGAAGCACCATCCCTCCAGTTTCTGTGAAGGTTGAAATAGATACGTCGTTTGAGAGGAGAGTTCAATGGTTGACTGCCGGGGGGTAGACAACAAAGGAGAGCACTTACTTGGGAAAGTGCCAGTAAAACCACAAGGTCTTTTGGCCACCGTGGGGTGGTTGTAGGTTGCTGATGACACCATTGCAACGTGGGCAGCTGGAGCATTGTTCACCTCGGGAAACTGGAAGACCATTTTCGGGGAAGGCGTCCCTCTCCTTTGTTCCCCTCCCTGTCTCATGGCCCCAATCTCCTGAAAGGAAACACCCTCTGGGGACGAGGGCTGTGAGTGGGAGGAGGGTGACTGTGTCTGGTATCCACTGGAGGGGCTGCCAGGACTTGGGCTGGCACTGCCAGAGGAGCCGGCATAGAGGATGACACCACCTGCAGAGAGAGACACAGGGGGGCAACCATTTAGTTGACCTATATTTAAATGTTGAGTAAGGTTCTCCTGAAATATTACTTTTCTCAGCAAACCTTTGAAAACTCATCATGTTTTGAGGTACCGCAGAGACGGGTTATTCTGGTTCGTCAGACAGAAGTACTATAATTTGGTTGTTCACGTACGATAATGCGTATTTGTTGTTTGAAACATTTGGTTTGGTATTGAGGCATTTTCCGGCCTATTATTACTGCGCACATTCAAAAATATCAAACCTCGCAATGTGGCGATTGAGATTGTAAAAGCTGTGGTTGGTCAACTTTTTTATTAAAATCTGTGTCaaattatgtttttgtatttattagcTGTGCAtattacatttatgtatatattcaaGTGTTTCAATGAGTGTCTTATAtgttcaaaaacatgtgccacagGCAAATATGTGCCATAAATTGGCCTTTTTCTAAAGATGTCGGATTAAGTTGGAAATGCCCTATGCCCAGATTGCATCTCCCTTCCAGCCCCCTTGTTTTGCAGCCACAAGTTGAGGGACTGTGCTCACGTGCAGGCTGAGCCAGCCAACTCCCTCCCTGCTTGCTTTCACTTCATCACAATCCTTACGCCTCCCTCCCTTCCTTCTGCATCCTCCTCCCCTCCCACCATCTCCTCCCTCCCTCCCGCTCCTCTTTGGCTCCGAGCATGCGGACCCATCTATCCGCCAGCCACCTGACCGTGAGCTCACATGGACTCTTGACACAGTTCCCGCCCGGCTCACAAGGCTGTTTTTGCGCAGTCTCGTGTAGACAACAGCAGCAGTACAATAATAAAGCGCTA is a window from the Nerophis lumbriciformis linkage group LG28, RoL_Nlum_v2.1, whole genome shotgun sequence genome containing:
- the nr1d4b gene encoding nuclear receptor subfamily 1, group D, member 4b — protein: MDNSPGGGVILYAGSSGSASPSPGSPSSGYQTQSPSSHSQPSSPEGVSFQEIGAMRQGGEQRRGTPSPKMVFQFPEVNNAPAAHVAMVSSATYNHPTVAKRPCGFTGTFPKTGGMVLLCKVCGDIASGFHYGVHACEGCKGFFRRSIQQNIHYKMCVKNENCLIMRMNRNRCQHCRFKKCLSVGMSRDAVRFGRIPKREKQRLLDEMQSYMNSLNESASMEMEVSPPSDTRCSPQNQTNEVAGSIRQSYQSGLINSEKKPLKRPASNSNHGTSFQNNPVQESSPPHTTANAQHTFQRDLTSGYNVPSKCPVAPTNNDNTINNNINVSKYSFTNQNQCPVSGNISPQPYAPSQKTDSQNQNSCPWKLNGGAKVLACPLNSCPVAPASRSSQEVWESFSQCFTPAVKEVVEFAKSIPGFQTLSQQDQVMLLKSGTFQVLMVRFCSLFDAKERSVTFLNRQTYSLASLRALGMGVLLDAMFDFSEKLGSLGLEPDEMALFMAVVLVSADRSGIVDMGAVEQLQENLIKALRSLITSRRPDDSTLFPKLLLRLPDLRTLNNQHSDKLLAFRIDP